Proteins co-encoded in one Ralstonia sp. RRA genomic window:
- a CDS encoding LysR family transcriptional regulator: protein MELRHLRYFIAVAETGSLTVAAERRLHTSQPSLSRQIRDLEDQVGVELLSRSARGVELTPAGKAFIDHARLALSQVDAAIEAARRAAQPSKQRFALGFLTGQEMTWLPKALHLLRDELPNIDVTVSSDYSPDLADALARGRLDLAFLRAEPGFDLDYTTVGREPLVVLMPSDHALAAQERIRPQQLVGQPFVGMANKARVLRAVVEDYLQREGVSLTPTQGVDNPAMVMSLVASTRGLALIPDYVENLLPWSVVSRPLAGDVPMIDLVVGHSRSNASPILKLFLSRLSELAPRAPDEQRR, encoded by the coding sequence ATGGAACTGAGACATCTGCGTTACTTCATCGCCGTGGCCGAGACCGGCAGCCTGACGGTGGCCGCCGAGCGGCGGTTGCACACCTCCCAGCCTTCACTGAGCCGGCAGATCCGCGATCTGGAGGACCAAGTGGGCGTGGAACTGCTGAGCCGCAGCGCGCGCGGTGTCGAACTGACGCCGGCGGGGAAGGCCTTCATCGATCACGCGCGATTGGCGCTGAGCCAGGTCGATGCGGCAATCGAGGCTGCGCGTCGGGCCGCGCAGCCGAGCAAACAGCGCTTCGCGCTGGGCTTCCTGACGGGACAGGAGATGACCTGGCTGCCGAAGGCGCTACACCTGCTGCGCGATGAGCTGCCGAATATCGACGTGACGGTCTCCAGCGATTACTCACCAGACCTGGCGGATGCCTTGGCGCGAGGCCGGCTCGACCTGGCTTTTCTGCGCGCCGAGCCGGGCTTTGATCTGGACTACACAACGGTCGGGCGCGAGCCCCTGGTCGTGTTGATGCCGAGCGACCATGCACTGGCCGCGCAAGAGCGCATCCGGCCGCAACAACTGGTGGGGCAGCCCTTTGTGGGGATGGCCAACAAGGCTCGGGTGCTGCGTGCGGTTGTGGAGGACTATCTGCAGCGCGAAGGCGTGTCGCTGACGCCCACGCAGGGTGTGGACAACCCGGCAATGGTGATGTCGCTGGTGGCCTCGACGCGGGGGCTTGCACTGATTCCCGACTATGTGGAGAACCTGCTGCCGTGGTCCGTGGTGAGCCGGCCGCTGGCGGGAGACGTGCCAATGATCGATCTCGTCGTCGGCCACAGCCGATCCAACGCTTCACCGATCCTCAAGCTGTTCTTGTCCCGCCTCAGCGAACTGGCCCCGCGGGCGCCGGACGAGCAACGCCGCTAA
- a CDS encoding C39 family peptidase, whose translation MAELRYRSVMRQQQDFSCGAAAVGTLLRYGYGMDIDERRVIADMMNVSDPKQVAEQGFSMLDMRNYVQTLGFRGRGYRVDMAALRDLAIPVIVLLSLNGYQHFVVVKRAAQGRVFIADPALGNRIMQEWEFAPAWNGLVFAIVGDVSVQADSGLMQTNAPTLRARENAAFSGGALPIQMEFGPARWDLF comes from the coding sequence ATGGCGGAGTTGCGCTATCGCAGCGTGATGCGCCAGCAGCAGGATTTCAGTTGCGGGGCTGCCGCGGTCGGCACGTTGCTGCGCTATGGCTATGGCATGGACATCGACGAGCGCCGGGTGATTGCTGACATGATGAACGTGAGCGACCCAAAGCAGGTCGCCGAGCAGGGATTCTCCATGCTCGATATGCGCAACTACGTGCAGACACTGGGCTTTCGCGGCCGTGGCTACCGTGTCGATATGGCGGCGTTGCGTGATCTGGCGATCCCGGTGATCGTCTTGCTGAGCTTGAACGGGTACCAACACTTCGTGGTCGTCAAACGTGCGGCCCAGGGGCGGGTGTTCATCGCCGACCCCGCGCTGGGTAACCGCATCATGCAGGAATGGGAATTTGCGCCTGCGTGGAACGGCCTTGTCTTCGCAATTGTCGGCGACGTGTCCGTTCAGGCCGATTCCGGATTGATGCAGACCAATGCTCCTACCCTGCGTGCGCGTGAGAATGCCGCGTTCTCCGGTGGGGCGCTGCCGATCCAGATGGAATTCGGGCCTGCTCGGTGGGACCTGTTCTGA